A window from Rana temporaria chromosome 8, aRanTem1.1, whole genome shotgun sequence encodes these proteins:
- the LOC120910163 gene encoding zinc finger protein 432-like: MKVEVKEEEQETYVRGAEQSMEEVGMTMRSEQDEPSLGISTDFLADGLQVRKTLEEHPIFAGCKSEDNGLSQTSMSVNSVTQNIHVRPYYLEKSIEASNPEISSDQSPNMTSDIHWRSHSAYTSTDPSNPKESALTPKDESSLSCLGCGKSFTRRSELFTHLRSHTSVIFTCSECGVTVSKKGELDAHRRTHRKKNSYSCSECGKCFTENRALVTHQRSHTGERPFSCPECGRGFTQKGSLLTHQRSHTGECPYSCSDCGKSFTVKGKLLAHQRSHTGERPFSCAECGKCFTQKGSLLYHQRIHTGERPYSCSECGKCFIHKGNLIRHQSTH; this comes from the exons ATGAAAGTTGAAGTTAAAGAGGAAGAACAGGAGACGTATGTGAGGGGAGctgagcagtctatggaggaggttGGGATGACAATGAGAAGCGAACAGGATGAACCTTCTCTAGGTATCAGCACAG attttttagcaGATGGACTCCAAGTCAGGAAAACTCTGGAGGAACATCCAATATTTGCTGGTTGTAAATCAGAAGATAATGGCTTAAGTCAAACTTCAATGTCTGTAAATTCAGTTACTCAAAATATACACGTCAGACCTTATTATTTGGAGAAATCAATAGAAGCATCTAATCCCGAAATATCTTCTGATCAATCACCTAATATGACTTCAGATATCCATTGGAGATCTCACAGTGCGTATACATCAACAGATCCATCTAATCCCAAAGAATCTGCTTTGACCCCAAAAGATGAGAGTTCGTTGTCTTGTTTGgggtgcgggaaatctttcacgaGGAGGTCTGAACTTTTCACCCATCTCAGATCTCACACCAGTGTGATCTttacatgttcagagtgcggggtgACTGTCTCTAAAAAGGGCGAACTTGATGCACACAGGAGAACTCACAGGAAAAAGAATTcttattcgtgttcagagtgtgggaaatgtttcactgaGAATAGAGCCCTAGTTACCCATCAGAGAAGTCACACGGGTGAACGCCCCTTTTCATGCCCAGAGTGCGGGAGAGGTTTCACTCAGAAAGGAAGCCTTCTCACGCACCAGAGAAGCCACACGGGCGAAtgcccttattcatgttcagactgcgggaaatctttcactgtcAAAGGCAAACTGCTCgcacaccagagaagtcacacgggGGAGCGTCCTTTTTCCTGtgcggagtgcgggaaatgtttcactcagaAAGGAAGCCTTCTTtatcaccagaggattcacaccggcgagcgtccttattcgtgctcagagtgcgggaaatgttttatacaTAAAGGAAATTTAATTAGACATCAGAGCACTCATTGA